From the genome of Bradyrhizobium elkanii USDA 76, one region includes:
- a CDS encoding TonB-dependent receptor codes for MFSFPFHRRHRALLLASTVIAPAILVPAARAQQAPAPDQLPAIEVTKPGDQNVTRARPAADEAPAPRRPAPGTTQSNNTGSGSGSGTTGTGVANGTGGAGGGRQFAGIVGSSSAVITANDIAHSPVQSLPEILAQVPGVQLQTPYGGPNGAKTSVDLRGFGAFATDNTLFLLNGRRLNDVDKAGFDLTTIPLDSIERIEITRGNSGAVLYGDNAVGGVVNIITKTGVGGPPTTMRAEAGIGSFNTRMAAVSAALNSGPWSTSLYGNGIKSDGYRVNNALDQRNAVGNINYTTPDLTAFLTVTGSDQKLGLPGGRLVDPSIGVNELLTDRRGAATPFDYANQQTASITAGFTRTLINGVDLIVDGGWRQRETQSGFFGTVPTISFASTYNDAALQTWSLTPRLSVKNVMLGMPSTILTGIDYYDSTFREARGAYRGVDPFHIYNIEQQSVAGYWQHTIGVLPTTDFSYGARVQNTSVSARDRYDPNAPFAFDAQAAPLDSNETQYALHVGVEHRLTDTFSVFGRAARAFRTPDVDERVASGPSFDPLTFAPIPQTFQLKTQTSQDVEGGFRVRTNRFQVQTSVYLMDLENEIHFNPVLFFNTNLDPTRRYGSETSAALKVSDSVTLRGGMAITRAVFREGIWAGNDVPLVSRYTGNLGVTWNIWQNYLVFDATVRAWSSRIMDNDQANTQSRIPGNATADIKLSGQYDRFFWSLSVNNLFNALYYDYAIASTFTEGRFSAYPLPGRTYMVKAGATF; via the coding sequence ATGTTCTCCTTCCCTTTTCATCGGCGGCACCGCGCGCTTCTGCTCGCGTCGACGGTGATCGCGCCGGCTATCCTTGTCCCCGCCGCGCGGGCGCAGCAGGCGCCCGCTCCCGATCAGCTGCCGGCGATCGAAGTCACCAAGCCGGGCGACCAGAACGTCACGCGCGCCAGGCCGGCCGCAGACGAAGCGCCGGCGCCGCGCCGCCCGGCGCCGGGCACCACGCAGAGTAACAATACGGGCAGCGGCAGCGGATCTGGCACGACAGGGACCGGCGTGGCCAACGGAACGGGTGGCGCTGGCGGCGGCCGCCAGTTCGCCGGCATTGTCGGCTCCTCCTCGGCCGTGATCACCGCCAACGACATCGCGCATTCGCCGGTGCAGTCGCTGCCCGAGATCCTCGCGCAGGTGCCGGGCGTGCAGCTGCAAACGCCCTATGGCGGGCCGAACGGCGCCAAGACCTCGGTCGACCTGCGCGGCTTCGGCGCATTCGCGACCGACAATACCCTTTTCCTGCTCAACGGCCGCCGCCTTAACGACGTCGACAAGGCCGGCTTCGACCTCACCACGATCCCGCTCGATTCCATCGAGCGAATCGAGATCACGCGCGGCAACAGCGGCGCCGTGCTTTACGGCGACAACGCGGTGGGCGGCGTCGTCAACATCATCACCAAGACCGGCGTCGGCGGCCCGCCGACGACGATGCGGGCCGAGGCCGGAATCGGCTCGTTCAACACCCGCATGGCCGCGGTCTCCGCGGCGCTCAATTCCGGACCGTGGTCCACCTCACTCTACGGCAACGGCATCAAATCCGACGGCTACCGCGTCAACAATGCGCTCGACCAGCGCAACGCGGTCGGCAACATCAACTACACCACGCCTGATCTCACCGCCTTCCTCACCGTCACCGGCAGCGACCAGAAGCTCGGCCTGCCCGGCGGACGGCTGGTCGATCCGTCGATCGGCGTCAACGAGCTGCTCACCGATCGCCGCGGCGCCGCGACGCCCTTCGACTACGCCAACCAGCAGACCGCGAGCATCACCGCCGGCTTCACCAGGACGCTGATCAACGGCGTCGACCTGATCGTCGACGGCGGCTGGCGACAGCGCGAGACGCAGAGCGGCTTCTTCGGCACGGTGCCGACCATCAGCTTCGCTTCGACCTACAATGACGCCGCGCTGCAGACCTGGTCGCTCACGCCGCGGCTCAGCGTCAAGAATGTGATGCTGGGGATGCCGTCGACGATCCTGACCGGCATCGACTATTACGATTCGACTTTCCGCGAGGCGCGCGGCGCCTATCGGGGCGTCGACCCGTTCCACATCTACAATATCGAGCAGCAGTCCGTGGCCGGCTACTGGCAGCACACGATCGGCGTGCTGCCGACGACCGACTTCTCCTACGGCGCGCGCGTGCAGAACACCAGCGTCTCGGCGCGCGATCGCTACGACCCGAACGCGCCGTTCGCGTTCGACGCGCAGGCGGCACCGCTCGACAGCAACGAGACGCAATACGCGCTGCATGTCGGTGTCGAGCATCGCCTGACCGACACCTTCTCGGTGTTCGGCCGCGCGGCGCGCGCATTCCGCACGCCTGATGTCGACGAACGCGTCGCGTCGGGTCCGTCATTCGACCCGCTGACCTTCGCCCCGATCCCGCAGACGTTCCAGCTCAAGACCCAGACCTCGCAGGACGTCGAGGGCGGCTTTCGCGTCAGGACCAACCGCTTCCAGGTCCAGACCAGCGTCTATCTGATGGATCTCGAGAACGAGATCCATTTCAACCCGGTGCTGTTCTTCAACACCAACCTCGACCCCACCCGCCGCTATGGCTCGGAGACCAGCGCGGCGCTCAAGGTCAGCGACAGCGTCACCCTGCGCGGCGGCATGGCGATCACCCGCGCGGTCTTCCGCGAAGGCATCTGGGCCGGCAACGACGTGCCGCTGGTGTCGCGCTACACCGGCAATCTCGGCGTGACCTGGAATATCTGGCAGAACTATCTGGTGTTCGACGCCACGGTGCGGGCCTGGAGCTCGCGCATCATGGACAACGACCAGGCCAACACCCAGAGCCGGATTCCCGGCAACGCCACCGCCGACATCAAGCTGAGCGGGCAATATGACCGCTTCTTCTGGTCGCTGAGCGTGAACAACCTGTTCAACGCGCTCTATTACGACTACGCCATCGCGAGCACGTTCACGGAGGGCCGCTTCTCGGCCTATCCGCTGCCCGGCCGCACCTACATGGTAAAGGCCGGCGCGACGTTTTAG
- a CDS encoding FecCD family ABC transporter permease, giving the protein MSVQDFALAAEVAARRRWGATAALLALVVLLLLISLGIGPVRLSPLAVIEALFGGGSDVAQVIVREIRLPRTILAFAIGAILGLSGAALQGLLRNPLASPSLFGAPQSAAFGAVLVIALGLADVRSYALPVVAIIAAFGSVFALLAIAGRNAGLLILILAGLAISSFAGAATALVMNLSSNPFVVLEIAFWLLGSLEDRSFQHVALALPFIVAGAAILLSQASAFRALTLGEEAAQSLGVDVGRLRLLVITGVALGVGGAVAVTGTIGFIGLVAPHLMRPLIGHDPARLLVPSALTGSALLLAADIAVRIIPSTSDIKVGVLTSIIGVPFFLYLIMRERRALGGGVA; this is encoded by the coding sequence ATGAGCGTGCAGGATTTTGCCTTGGCGGCCGAGGTCGCGGCGCGGCGCCGGTGGGGCGCCACCGCGGCGTTGCTCGCGCTCGTGGTCCTGCTGCTGCTGATCTCGCTCGGCATCGGGCCGGTGCGGCTGTCGCCGCTTGCGGTGATCGAGGCGCTGTTCGGCGGCGGCAGCGATGTGGCGCAGGTGATCGTGCGCGAGATCCGCCTGCCGCGCACCATCCTGGCATTCGCGATCGGCGCTATTCTCGGGCTGTCGGGTGCGGCGCTGCAGGGGCTGCTGCGCAATCCGCTGGCCTCGCCGTCGCTGTTCGGCGCGCCGCAATCGGCGGCCTTCGGCGCGGTGCTGGTGATCGCGCTGGGCCTCGCCGATGTGCGCTCCTACGCGCTGCCGGTGGTGGCGATCATCGCCGCCTTCGGCTCCGTGTTCGCGCTGCTTGCGATCGCCGGCCGCAATGCCGGGCTCTTGATCCTGATCCTCGCCGGGCTCGCGATCTCGAGCTTTGCGGGGGCGGCGACGGCGCTGGTGATGAATCTCTCGAGCAATCCGTTCGTGGTGCTGGAGATCGCGTTCTGGCTGCTCGGCTCGCTGGAGGACCGCAGCTTCCAGCACGTGGCGCTGGCACTGCCTTTCATCGTCGCGGGCGCCGCCATCCTGCTCAGCCAGGCGAGCGCCTTCCGCGCGCTGACGCTTGGCGAGGAGGCGGCGCAGAGCCTCGGCGTCGATGTCGGACGGTTGCGGCTCCTCGTCATCACGGGCGTGGCGCTCGGCGTCGGCGGCGCGGTCGCGGTGACAGGCACGATCGGCTTCATCGGGCTCGTCGCGCCGCATCTGATGCGTCCGCTGATCGGTCACGATCCGGCGCGGCTGTTGGTGCCGAGCGCGCTCACCGGCTCGGCGCTGCTGCTCGCCGCCGATATCGCGGTGCGCATTATCCCCTCGACCTCGGACATCAAGGTCGGCGTGCTGACCTCGATCATCGGCGTGCCGTTCTTCCTCTATCTGATCATGCGCGAACGTCGCGCGCTCGGCGGAGGCGTGGCATGA
- a CDS encoding chloride channel protein yields the protein MSVISTKSSASAKTSAKIGDKASHLLSDFTTDPRVVVISAIAVFVSAAGVLAGAGLLQLIKLATNIAYFGQFSFADLKLQDSPLGLWTVLVPVAGSLIIGLMARFGSEKIRGHGIPEAIEAILLGRSRLDPKVAILKPLSSAVSIGTGGPFGAEGPIIMTGGAIGSLIAQMLPVSDNERKTLLVAGAAAGMTTVFGTPIAAIMLAVELLLFEWTPRSFIPVTVAAVVAAVGRTFLHMPAPLFPFTGGVDISVLQLGAWMLIGILSGLLSGVLTQLVYGCEDVFLKLPIHWMWWPLIGGLVVGLGGLIEPQALGVGYDNLASMLSGDVVLKAALLLLVVKAVIWSVALGSGTSGGVLAPLLIMGGAMGTALSGYLPAASPGFWALLAMAATMGGTMRSPLTATFFAVELTGNTHVLLPLIAACGTAHGVTVLLMRRSILTEKVARRGHHLVREYRVDPFALTRVRDVMTKAVETVADTMTLHGAAAFLTNPKTAHPSFPVVDANHNVLGVIDPPSVLRWRRAGKHRTATLKQLLAGSKITVAYPDEYLDRLADRLMQVNVSHLPVISREDQRLVGYIGWKDLMRVRARLQAEETQKTAFFGAR from the coding sequence ATGAGTGTCATTTCCACCAAATCGAGCGCCTCCGCCAAGACCAGTGCCAAGATCGGCGACAAAGCGAGCCACCTCCTGAGCGACTTCACGACCGATCCCCGCGTCGTGGTGATCTCGGCGATCGCCGTGTTCGTCTCCGCCGCCGGCGTGCTGGCCGGTGCGGGACTGCTGCAGCTGATCAAGCTCGCCACCAACATCGCCTATTTCGGCCAATTCAGCTTCGCCGACCTGAAATTGCAGGATTCGCCGCTCGGGCTCTGGACCGTGCTGGTGCCGGTCGCGGGCTCGCTGATCATCGGCCTGATGGCGCGTTTCGGCAGCGAGAAGATCCGCGGGCACGGCATCCCGGAAGCCATCGAGGCCATCCTGCTCGGCCGTTCCCGGCTCGACCCCAAGGTCGCGATCCTCAAGCCCTTGTCGTCGGCGGTATCGATCGGCACCGGCGGCCCGTTCGGCGCCGAGGGCCCGATCATCATGACCGGCGGCGCGATCGGCTCGCTGATCGCGCAGATGCTCCCGGTCAGCGACAACGAGCGCAAGACCCTGCTGGTGGCGGGCGCCGCAGCCGGCATGACCACCGTGTTCGGAACGCCGATCGCCGCGATCATGCTCGCGGTCGAACTGTTGCTGTTCGAATGGACGCCGCGCAGCTTCATTCCCGTCACCGTCGCCGCCGTGGTGGCGGCGGTCGGACGCACCTTCCTGCACATGCCCGCGCCGCTGTTTCCGTTCACCGGCGGCGTCGACATCTCGGTGCTGCAGCTCGGCGCCTGGATGCTGATCGGAATCCTCTCCGGGCTGCTGTCGGGCGTGCTCACCCAACTGGTTTATGGCTGCGAGGACGTCTTCCTCAAGCTGCCGATCCACTGGATGTGGTGGCCGCTGATCGGCGGCCTGGTGGTCGGCCTCGGCGGACTGATCGAGCCGCAGGCGCTCGGCGTCGGCTATGACAACCTCGCGTCGATGCTGAGCGGCGACGTGGTGCTGAAGGCCGCGCTGCTGCTGCTCGTGGTGAAGGCCGTCATCTGGTCGGTCGCACTCGGCTCGGGCACGTCGGGCGGCGTGCTGGCGCCGCTGCTCATCATGGGCGGCGCGATGGGAACGGCGCTGAGCGGCTATCTGCCGGCGGCGAGCCCCGGCTTCTGGGCGTTGCTGGCGATGGCGGCGACGATGGGCGGCACGATGCGCTCGCCGCTGACCGCGACCTTCTTCGCCGTCGAGCTCACCGGCAACACCCATGTGCTGTTGCCGTTGATCGCAGCCTGCGGCACCGCGCATGGCGTCACCGTGCTGCTGATGCGGCGCTCGATCCTGACCGAGAAGGTGGCGCGGCGCGGCCATCATCTGGTCCGTGAGTACCGCGTCGATCCGTTCGCGCTGACCCGCGTGCGCGACGTCATGACCAAGGCGGTCGAGACCGTCGCCGACACCATGACGCTGCACGGCGCGGCCGCCTTCCTGACCAACCCGAAGACAGCTCACCCGAGCTTTCCAGTCGTCGACGCCAACCACAACGTGCTCGGCGTGATCGACCCGCCTTCCGTGCTGCGCTGGCGCCGCGCCGGCAAGCATCGCACCGCGACGCTCAAGCAGCTGCTGGCCGGCAGCAAGATCACCGTCGCCTATCCCGACGAATATCTCGACCGGCTCGCCGATCGCCTGATGCAGGTCAACGTCTCGCATCTGCCTGTGATCTCCCGCGAGGACCAGCGCCTCGTCGGCTATATCGGCTGGAAGGACCTGATGCGCGTGCGCGCCAGGCTGCAGGCCGAAGAGACCCAGAAGACCGCGTTCTTCGGCGCTCGATAG
- a CDS encoding ABC transporter substrate-binding protein, which produces MFSVLAWFMPVSISFAAGPRIASMNVCGDQLVLSLADPDQIIGLSRFSRDAWQSWAAEKARNFPRLSGEAEDVLLLKPDLVVVSLFDKRATRDLLKANGLHLVEFTVPRTLDEVKDQIRAMGDVVQHPDRAEAEIARLDAATARARAAASAHHYRVLPLERRGFVPGDGSLVSSLLAATGLANAAGELGLSAGGFASLEAIVKLRPDFILVSEAGDRAEDDGRAFLLHPALERFYPQSKRIVLPERLTVCGGVMLADALDRLTEELQRVRR; this is translated from the coding sequence ATGTTTTCGGTTCTTGCTTGGTTCATGCCGGTGAGCATCTCATTTGCCGCCGGACCGCGCATCGCCTCCATGAATGTCTGCGGCGACCAGCTCGTGCTGTCGCTGGCTGATCCGGACCAGATCATCGGCCTCAGCCGCTTCTCGCGCGATGCCTGGCAATCCTGGGCCGCGGAGAAGGCGCGAAACTTTCCGCGTCTGTCCGGCGAAGCCGAGGACGTGCTGCTGCTCAAGCCCGACCTCGTCGTGGTCAGCCTGTTCGACAAGCGCGCGACGCGCGACCTGTTGAAGGCCAACGGGCTGCACCTCGTCGAATTCACGGTGCCGCGCACGCTGGACGAAGTGAAGGACCAGATCCGCGCGATGGGCGATGTGGTGCAGCATCCCGATCGCGCGGAAGCCGAGATCGCGCGCCTCGATGCGGCCACCGCCCGGGCGCGGGCGGCGGCAAGCGCGCATCATTATCGCGTGCTGCCGCTGGAGCGACGCGGCTTTGTGCCTGGCGACGGCAGCCTGGTCAGCTCGCTGCTGGCGGCAACCGGCCTCGCCAACGCCGCCGGCGAACTCGGCTTGAGCGCTGGCGGATTTGCCTCGCTGGAGGCGATCGTAAAACTGCGGCCGGATTTCATCCTGGTGTCGGAAGCCGGCGACCGCGCCGAGGATGACGGTCGCGCCTTCCTGCTGCATCCGGCCCTGGAGCGCTTCTATCCGCAAAGCAAGCGCATCGTGCTGCCCGAGCGGCTCACGGTGTGCGGCGGCGTGATGCTGGCGGATGCGCTGGACCGGCTGACGGAAGAGTTGCAGCGAGTGAGGCGGTGA
- a CDS encoding MFS transporter, which translates to MVDVLAAPQQAKADSALRTLTGISVAHWVSHFHIFVLPMLFPFLKQQLGVGYVELGLALTVFAVVSGLTQAPIGYLADHIGARKILLIGLTVGGCALIGLGLHLSYTSLIVCAVLLGLANSVYHPADYAILSAHMDEARMGRAFSIHTFAGFLGGAVAPAIMAALVASIGGLGALIVAGAVGPLVALFLIVLGIPDAGANKNKSKDDTASKASVITPALMVLTAFFTLLSLSTSGINNFGVVALMGGYGASFSTANIALTAFLGASAAGVLAGGYLADWTHRHSQVAAACFAVNAALVLLIALLNLPPVALTLAMGLAGFLGGVIAPSRDMMVRNAAPPGAAGRAFGIVSTGFNFGGIVSPLLFGWIMDQHMPHWVFGASVVFMVLTVLLALVTERKPQASAYQAETASPRA; encoded by the coding sequence ATGGTCGACGTTCTGGCCGCACCGCAGCAAGCGAAAGCCGACAGTGCGCTGCGCACGCTGACGGGGATTTCGGTCGCCCATTGGGTCAGCCATTTCCATATCTTCGTGCTGCCGATGTTGTTCCCGTTCCTGAAGCAGCAGCTCGGCGTCGGCTATGTCGAGCTCGGCCTCGCGCTGACGGTGTTCGCGGTGGTCTCCGGGCTGACCCAGGCGCCGATCGGTTACCTCGCCGACCATATCGGCGCGCGCAAGATCCTGTTGATCGGACTGACCGTCGGCGGTTGCGCGCTGATCGGGCTCGGCCTGCATCTCAGCTATACGTCGCTGATCGTCTGCGCGGTGCTGCTTGGCCTCGCCAACAGCGTCTATCATCCGGCCGACTATGCAATCCTCTCGGCTCATATGGACGAGGCGCGGATGGGCCGCGCCTTCTCGATCCACACCTTCGCCGGCTTCCTCGGCGGCGCGGTTGCGCCCGCAATCATGGCGGCACTCGTGGCCTCGATCGGCGGCCTCGGCGCGCTGATCGTCGCCGGCGCGGTCGGTCCGCTGGTGGCGCTGTTCCTGATCGTGCTCGGCATTCCCGATGCCGGCGCCAACAAGAATAAGTCAAAGGACGACACGGCATCGAAGGCGAGCGTGATCACGCCAGCGCTGATGGTGCTGACAGCCTTCTTCACGCTGCTCAGCCTGTCGACCTCGGGCATCAACAATTTCGGCGTGGTCGCACTGATGGGCGGTTACGGCGCGTCGTTCTCGACCGCCAATATCGCGCTGACCGCGTTCCTCGGCGCCAGCGCGGCCGGCGTGCTCGCCGGCGGCTATCTCGCCGACTGGACCCACCGCCACAGCCAGGTCGCCGCGGCTTGCTTCGCGGTCAATGCCGCCCTCGTGCTGCTGATTGCGCTGCTCAACCTGCCGCCCGTGGCGCTCACGCTGGCGATGGGGCTCGCCGGATTCCTCGGCGGCGTGATCGCGCCGTCCCGCGACATGATGGTGCGCAACGCGGCTCCGCCCGGCGCCGCCGGCCGCGCCTTCGGCATCGTCTCCACCGGCTTCAATTTCGGCGGCATCGTCAGCCCGCTGCTGTTCGGCTGGATCATGGACCAGCACATGCCGCACTGGGTGTTCGGCGCCTCCGTGGTGTTCATGGTGCTGACCGTGCTGCTTGCTCTGGTTACCGAGCGCAAGCCGCAGGCTTCGGCGTATCAGGCCGAGACCGCCAGCCCGCGCGCCTGA
- a CDS encoding MarR family winged helix-turn-helix transcriptional regulator, whose product MTALKGPSKSPRQDPKRVPNQADYEALSQFRYLIRRFLEFSQDAAKAAGLTPRQHQALLAIRGYPGGGPVAVGDLAERLRLRHHTTVELVDRLSEAGLVERVLDPADQRRVLLKLTGLAADHLAELSAVHLDELSRIEPLLKQVLSRRSE is encoded by the coding sequence ATGACAGCGTTGAAAGGACCGTCGAAATCGCCGAGGCAGGACCCAAAGCGGGTTCCCAACCAGGCCGATTACGAGGCGCTGTCGCAATTTCGCTATCTGATCCGCCGGTTTCTGGAGTTCAGCCAGGATGCCGCGAAGGCCGCGGGCCTGACGCCGCGGCAGCATCAGGCCTTGCTGGCGATCAGGGGGTATCCGGGCGGCGGGCCGGTTGCGGTCGGTGATCTGGCCGAACGGCTGCGGCTTCGTCACCACACCACGGTCGAACTGGTCGACCGGTTGTCCGAGGCCGGGCTGGTCGAGCGCGTGCTCGATCCCGCCGACCAGCGGCGGGTGCTGCTGAAATTAACCGGCCTTGCGGCCGATCATCTCGCCGAATTGTCGGCGGTCCATCTCGATGAGCTGTCGCGGATCGAGCCGCTCCTGAAACAGGTGCTGTCGCGACGGTCGGAATGA
- a CDS encoding ABC transporter ATP-binding protein yields MTLLSAAALNASLGSRKVLHDVSLSLPSGHLVALVGPNGAGKTTLLRALAGLIPSGGEIRIGGDPLASLPLRERAKRFAYLPQGHMVHWPLPARDIVALGRYPHGATDPARLSQTDMEAVLRAMQAVDVTEFSDRRVTELSGGERSRVALARVLAVEAPVILADEPTASLDPRHQIDVMQKLRNVADTGVLVIVVTHDLGLAARFADHVLVLAEGRLAAQGAPVEALSESVLASVFRVSAYRAEFQREAVIVPWADV; encoded by the coding sequence ATGACGCTGCTCTCCGCCGCTGCTCTCAATGCCTCGCTCGGCAGCCGCAAGGTGCTGCACGATGTCTCGCTGTCGCTGCCATCGGGCCATCTGGTCGCGCTGGTCGGGCCGAACGGCGCCGGCAAGACCACGCTGCTGCGCGCACTGGCCGGGCTGATCCCGTCGGGCGGCGAGATCCGGATCGGCGGCGATCCGCTGGCGTCGCTGCCGCTGCGCGAGCGTGCGAAGCGCTTCGCCTATCTGCCGCAGGGCCACATGGTGCACTGGCCGCTGCCGGCACGCGACATCGTCGCGCTCGGCCGCTACCCGCACGGCGCGACCGATCCGGCGCGGCTGTCGCAGACGGATATGGAGGCGGTGCTGCGCGCGATGCAGGCGGTCGACGTCACTGAATTCAGCGATCGCCGCGTCACCGAACTCTCCGGCGGCGAGCGCAGCCGCGTCGCGCTGGCCCGGGTGCTCGCGGTGGAGGCGCCGGTGATCCTCGCCGACGAGCCGACCGCCTCGCTCGATCCGCGCCACCAGATCGACGTGATGCAGAAGCTGCGCAACGTCGCCGACACCGGCGTGCTGGTCATCGTGGTGACGCACGATCTCGGACTCGCCGCGCGCTTCGCCGATCATGTTCTGGTGCTCGCGGAGGGACGGCTGGCCGCGCAAGGCGCGCCTGTCGAGGCACTGTCGGAGAGCGTCCTCGCCAGCGTGTTCCGGGTCAGCGCCTATCGTGCCGAATTTCAGCGCGAAGCCGTCATCGTGCCGTGGGCGGACGTGTGA
- a CDS encoding N-acyl-D-amino-acid deacylase family protein, with the protein MTSTPDLVIRGGTIADGKGGDLYEADVAISGGKITEVGKVSAKGTEEIDAKGKLVAPGFVDVHTHYDGQVTWSQDITPSSQNGVTTAIMGNCGVGFAPCRPSDHTRLIQLMEGVEDIPEPVLSAGIPWAWESFPDYMEWLSKRSFDMDVGAQLPHAALRVYVMGERGARRDPATPDDNKAMAALAGDAVRAGALGFSTSRTLNHRTSTGDYTPTLKAGEDELTAIAGAMHGVGRSVLQFVLDQSTVHEDLPMMLRVAENTRCPISFSVAQADKAPRRWRQTMDTINEAAARGLSITTQIAARPVGLLLGLELSRNPFQTHPSYREIARLPLAERLAQLRRPEVRAAILSESATATDDPLFFRPNYDKMYLLGNPPDYEQPPENALGPQARRQGRQPEELAYDAMLTDEGRGMLYVPFLNYADGNLDAVHEMLREPSAVPGLSDGGAHCGIICDASFPTYLLTHWTRDRSRGEKLSIPFVVAAQSRKTALSVGLHDRGVIAPGFKADVNVIDYDRLHLHPPKVHYDLPVGGRRLLQQVDGYDATIVSGIVTQREGKATGARPGRLVRGAQGLN; encoded by the coding sequence ATGACCTCGACCCCAGACCTCGTGATCCGCGGCGGCACGATCGCCGATGGCAAGGGCGGCGACCTCTATGAAGCCGATGTCGCGATCTCAGGCGGCAAGATCACCGAGGTCGGCAAGGTCTCGGCAAAAGGCACGGAAGAGATCGACGCCAAAGGCAAGCTCGTCGCGCCCGGCTTCGTCGACGTCCACACCCATTACGACGGCCAGGTGACCTGGAGCCAGGACATCACGCCGTCGTCGCAGAACGGCGTCACCACGGCGATCATGGGCAATTGCGGCGTCGGCTTCGCGCCGTGCCGGCCGAGCGACCACACCAGGCTGATCCAGCTGATGGAAGGCGTCGAGGACATTCCGGAGCCGGTGCTCTCCGCCGGCATTCCCTGGGCGTGGGAGAGCTTTCCCGACTACATGGAGTGGCTGTCGAAGCGCAGCTTCGACATGGACGTCGGCGCGCAGCTGCCGCATGCGGCGCTGCGGGTCTATGTCATGGGCGAGCGCGGCGCGCGCCGCGATCCGGCAACGCCTGACGACAACAAGGCGATGGCGGCGCTCGCCGGCGACGCCGTGCGTGCGGGCGCGCTCGGTTTCTCGACCTCGCGCACGCTCAATCACCGCACCTCGACCGGCGACTACACGCCGACGCTCAAAGCGGGCGAAGATGAACTGACCGCGATCGCCGGCGCGATGCACGGCGTCGGCCGCAGCGTGCTGCAATTCGTGCTCGACCAGAGCACCGTGCACGAAGACCTGCCGATGATGCTGCGGGTCGCCGAGAACACAAGATGCCCGATCTCGTTCTCGGTCGCCCAGGCTGACAAGGCGCCGCGGCGCTGGCGGCAGACCATGGACACCATCAATGAAGCCGCCGCCCGCGGCCTGTCGATCACGACCCAGATCGCGGCGCGGCCGGTCGGCCTGCTGCTCGGGCTCGAATTGTCGCGCAACCCGTTCCAGACCCATCCGAGCTATCGCGAGATCGCCAGGCTGCCGCTGGCCGAGCGGCTCGCGCAGCTGCGCCGGCCCGAGGTGCGCGCGGCGATCCTGAGCGAGAGCGCGACGGCAACCGACGATCCGCTGTTCTTCCGGCCGAATTACGACAAGATGTACCTCCTGGGTAATCCGCCGGACTACGAGCAGCCGCCGGAAAACGCGCTCGGCCCGCAGGCGCGCCGCCAGGGCCGGCAGCCGGAAGAGCTCGCCTATGATGCAATGCTGACTGACGAGGGCCGCGGCATGCTCTATGTGCCGTTCCTGAACTATGCCGACGGCAATCTCGACGCCGTGCATGAGATGCTGCGCGAGCCGAGTGCCGTGCCCGGCCTCTCCGACGGCGGCGCGCATTGCGGTATTATCTGCGATGCCAGCTTCCCGACCTATCTCTTGACGCACTGGACGCGCGACCGCAGCCGCGGCGAGAAGCTCTCGATCCCGTTCGTCGTCGCGGCGCAGTCGCGCAAGACCGCGCTGTCGGTCGGCCTGCATGATCGCGGCGTGATCGCTCCTGGCTTCAAGGCCGACGTCAACGTGATCGATTACGACCGGCTGCATTTGCACCCGCCGAAGGTGCATTACGACCTGCCGGTCGGCGGCCGCCGCCTCTTGCAACAGGTCGACGGCTATGACGCCACCATCGTGTCGGGCATCGTGACCCAGCGCGAGGGCAAGGCCACCGGCGCGCGCCCGGGCAGACTGGTGCGCGGCGCGCAGGGCTTGAACTGA